A window of Streptomyces broussonetiae genomic DNA:
CGTCGATGCCGTGCGGCCGGGCACGCGGCGCCGGCCATGGTCCTCACCCGGCAGGGCGCCACGTCGTTGCCGGTGCTCGTGGTGACACAGGCAAGCAACATCCTGGCCGCCGCCCCGGCGAACGCGATCATCCAGCGCATCACCGCGCGGCAGGCCGCCGGGCTGCGCCCCGGTGTCCCGGGAACCGCACCCGACGACCTGCCGCAGGCCTCCCGACCGACGTCCGCCGGATCAGCCGATGTGGTAACTGTCCCCGTACGTCTTCCAGTCGAGCGGGGTGTTCAGGTCGAGGTTGCCCTTGCGCAGGAAGACCCGCTGCTCGGTGTCGACCCGGCTGGTGTCGCTGTGCGCCTCCTCCTGCTTCATGGCCCACACCCGGGCGTCGAGGAAGGCGTTGAGGTACGTCGTCTCGTTGCCGCCCTGCGCCGGCGGCTTGGCGCTGCGCAGCGCCCGCTTGCGGATGTTGCTGAAGCTGGTGGGGTCGTCGCCGTCGCCGTGCATGACGATGGCGTCGTAGTAGCAGAACTGGCCGAGGGTGCGCAGGCCGTCCGCCTTGCCCTGGGCGACCGCGGGGTTGAAGTAGACGCGGTCGCGCTCGTCGTTCTGGCACTGCTGGAACACCGTGTCCTTGGCCGCCGTGCGCCAGTCCTTGGGGTAGTTCGGGTCGAGGCCGGCGTGCGAGTCGCTGCCGTTGACCTTGCGCAGGGCGGGCAGGTACTTGGCGAGGACGTTGCCGGGCTCGCGGTCGGCGTAGAGCTGGACGACGTCGAGCATGTCACCGGTGCCGGAGCAGAAGCCGATGATGCCGGCGGTGTAGCCGCGGCCGTCGCCGATGTCCTCGATGTACTTGTACTGGGCCTTCCAGTCGAGCGAGGAGTTCTCCGCGCTCGACACGAGTTCCATGGCGATCTCCTTCTTCGCCGGATCGTCGAGGCCCGTTCCGGCCGCCGGGGCGGACGGTGCCGCGCTCGCGCGCCGGGCTCCGAGCAGGGAACCGGAGGCGACGGCGGCGCCCAGCACGGCGACGACGGTCCGGCGGGAGACGGCGGTGGGGGCTGATTCACGGTCTGCGTGCACCACAGGGACTCCAAGTCAAGGCGGGGGGTGGGGAGTTGGTCCGTTCCGGCACTGGTAGGAAAGTTTCCTATCAAAGGAGAGGTGTACCGGTAACCCGCCTCGCTCCAAATTCGTAGGATCGAACAACCGCGGTGGACCCGTTCCCCTCACCCGATTCAGAAACGGAACCGCTCAATCCCATCCGGTACGGCGGTTGGACTTGGGCGGCGCGCCGACGCAGGGTGGACAAGCCCTTCCTCACACGGAGGGACAACCCCCTACGGCACCACCCGGAGAAGACCCGATGACCCACGTCGCGGACCCCGCTCGCTACGACGGCACCATGCGCTACCGGCGCACCGGCCGCTCGGGACTGGACCTGCCCGTCCTGTCGCTCGGCTACTGGCACAACTTCGGAGACGACCGCCCGTTCGAGACCCAGCGCGAGATCGCCCTGCGCGCCTTCGACCTCGGGATCACCCACCACGACCTGGCCAACAACTACGGCCCGCCGTACGGCGCGGCGGAGTTGAACTTCGGCCGGCTGCTCCAGCGGGACCTCGCGCCGTACCGGGACGAGCTGGTCATCTCCACC
This region includes:
- a CDS encoding chitosanase codes for the protein MVHADRESAPTAVSRRTVVAVLGAAVASGSLLGARRASAAPSAPAAGTGLDDPAKKEIAMELVSSAENSSLDWKAQYKYIEDIGDGRGYTAGIIGFCSGTGDMLDVVQLYADREPGNVLAKYLPALRKVNGSDSHAGLDPNYPKDWRTAAKDTVFQQCQNDERDRVYFNPAVAQGKADGLRTLGQFCYYDAIVMHGDGDDPTSFSNIRKRALRSAKPPAQGGNETTYLNAFLDARVWAMKQEEAHSDTSRVDTEQRVFLRKGNLDLNTPLDWKTYGDSYHIG